Proteins from one Candidatus Cloacimonadota bacterium genomic window:
- a CDS encoding DUF814 domain-containing protein: MKNKNQITALALFSGGLDSILAMKLIQKQRIKVIPICFESPFFGSGKARYIAKKLGMKLKIIQLKDDYLEMVRNPKFGYGKNLNPCIDCHAFMFHKLGSMLKRMKADFLISGEVLGQRPKSQTKVALATVSKNCDYKDLIVRPLSQKLLPDTKPILEGWVDKEMLEDIQGRTRTRQMELVKEFEIVDYPSPAGGCLLTEKRICTRLQDLMDRKMYFYNFVNLLRYGRHFRLNNNTKLILGRHKKDNENLQKFTVGNMLHLHAVDFPGPYGVLNFLEIPQKETLILSAKILLRYIANIQSVAKVSIRSATGNEQIVEVEPFAQGEEQGYLI; this comes from the coding sequence ATGAAAAACAAAAATCAGATAACGGCTTTAGCCTTGTTCTCAGGCGGATTAGACAGCATTCTTGCGATGAAACTCATCCAAAAACAGAGAATAAAAGTTATTCCGATTTGCTTTGAATCTCCTTTTTTCGGATCTGGGAAAGCGAGATATATTGCAAAAAAATTGGGGATGAAATTAAAAATAATTCAATTGAAGGATGATTATCTTGAAATGGTTCGTAATCCGAAATTCGGCTACGGAAAAAATCTAAATCCCTGTATTGACTGCCATGCTTTCATGTTCCACAAATTGGGCTCAATGCTAAAACGGATGAAAGCAGATTTTCTCATATCCGGTGAAGTTCTCGGGCAAAGACCAAAATCGCAAACAAAAGTCGCTCTGGCAACCGTTTCAAAAAACTGTGATTATAAAGACCTGATAGTTCGCCCGTTATCACAAAAATTGCTTCCTGATACAAAACCGATTTTAGAAGGTTGGGTGGACAAAGAAATGTTAGAAGATATTCAGGGACGAACCAGAACACGCCAGATGGAACTTGTGAAAGAATTTGAAATTGTTGATTATCCTTCTCCTGCCGGGGGGTGTTTACTAACTGAAAAACGAATTTGCACCCGCCTTCAAGATTTGATGGATCGCAAGATGTATTTTTACAATTTTGTCAATCTTTTGCGTTATGGCAGGCATTTTCGCTTGAATAACAATACAAAATTAATACTTGGCAGACACAAAAAAGATAATGAAAACTTGCAAAAATTTACTGTGGGAAACATGCTCCATTTGCATGCAGTTGATTTTCCCGGACCTTATGGTGTATTGAATTTTTTGGAAATTCCCCAAAAAGAAACATTAATTTTGTCAGCCAAAATTCTATTACGCTATATTGCAAATATACAGTCTGTTGCTAAAGTTTCCATTAGATCTGCAACCGGAAATGAACAAATTGTGGAAGTCGAACCGTTTGCTCAAGGAGAAGAACAAGGATATTTG